Proteins encoded together in one Camelina sativa cultivar DH55 chromosome 9, Cs, whole genome shotgun sequence window:
- the LOC104713331 gene encoding calcium-binding protein CML39-like: MKNIQRQLSSSFMKFLEDKNRDLEAVFAYMDANRDGRISADELKKSFMTMGEQMSDEEAEAAVKLSDIDGDGMLDLHEFAQLIRGNDDFTEEEKKMKIMEAFRMYIAEGEDCITPGSLKMMLMKLGESRTTDDCRDMIQAFDLNADGVLSFDEFALMML, translated from the coding sequence atgaaGAATATTCAACGTCAGCTATCTTCATCTTTCATGAAATTCTTGGAAGACAAGAACAGAGACCTAGAGGCTGTGTTTGCTTACATGGATGCAAACAGAGATGGTAGAATCTCTGCTGATGAGCTTAAGAAGAGTTTCATGACAATGGGAGAGCAAATGTCTGATGAAGAAGCCGAGGCTGCTGTTAAACTGTCTGATATAGACGGAGATGGGATGTTGGATCTTCATGAGTTTGCTCAGCTTATCAGAGGGAATGATGACTtcacagaggaagagaagaagatgaagataatgGAAGCTTTTAGAATGTATATTGCTGAAGGTGAAGATTGCATTACCCCTGGAAGTTTGAAGATGATGCTGATGAAGCTAGGTGAGTCCAGAACCACTGATGATTGCAGAGATATGATTCAAGCTTTTGATCTCAATGCTGATGGAGTTTTAAGCTTTGATGAGTTTGCCCTCATGATGCTTTAA
- the LOC104713328 gene encoding uncharacterized protein LOC104713328 isoform X2 has translation MMALMNCAYSSSSSSSSSSSSSSSSSPTSSSSYSPSHRENMALQSVVDVSPSSFSSDSISILPIEKTLITHQNSNLCLIPKSSEELKKEIASVELEILHMERYLLSLYRKSFEQQLPNSYSNLSATTLSRSVTTSPSLTHYQPYQKPISYPRSFNTSLKALSSREGSRVVTGNQSLGELLGSSCIVDHNNNLINPNKLSEDIMRCISSVYCTLSRSSTSTNHTTCFPASPASSLSNASTIFSSKSNNDDKWSLNCASEDHLLNHCQDQGNVLPCGVVVIEALRVHLDDGSFSYAALMLQNFRSLVQNLEKVDPSRMKREEKLAFWINIHNALVMHAYLAYGTHNRARNNSVLKAAYDIGGYRINPFIIQSSILGIRPHYTSPSPLLQALFSPSRKSKTCSVRHIYALEYPEALAHFAISSGAFTDPTVRVYTADRIFRDLRQAKQEYIRSNVRVYKGTKILLPKIFQHYVKDMSMDVSKLMEATAQCLPEDARKIAQKCLKEKKIKNFEWLPENLSFRYVIAGELVGAKK, from the exons ATGATGGCTCTGATGAACTGTGcttattcatcatcatcatcatcatcatcatcttcttcttcttcctcctcctcctctcccacttcttcttcttcatactcTCCGAG TCACAGAGAGAACATGGCTTTGCAGAGTGTAGTTGATGTGTCACCTTCAAGTTTCTCTTCCGACAGCATATCT ATTTTACCTATTGAGAAGACTTTAATAACCCACCAAAACTCCAATCTCTGTCTGATCCCAAAG TCTTCAGAAGAattgaagaaggagattgcATCAGTTGAGTTAGAGATTCTACACATGGAACGATATCTCTTATCTCTTTACAGAAAATCTTTCGAGCAGCAACTTCCTAATTCCTACTCTAACCTCTCTGCTACAACCTTATCTCGTTCTGTCACTACTTCACCATCACTAACTCATTATCAGCCTTACCAAAAACCAATCTCATATCCTCGGAGTTTCAACACTAGCTTAAAAGCCTTATCTTCAAGG gAAGGGAGTAGAGTAGTAACTGGTAATCAGAGTCTTGGAGAGCTTCTAGGATCATCTTGTATAGTTGATCATAATAATAACCTCATAAACCCGAATAAACTCTCTGAAGATATCATGAGATGCATTTCTTCTGTGTATTGTACACTTTCAAGAAGCTCAACGAGTACCAATCACACCACTTGTTTTCCTGCTTCCCCGGCTTCATCGTTGTCCAATGCCTCAACTATTTTCTCTTCCAAATCTAATAATGATGATAAATGGAGCTTGAATTGCGCGAGTGAGGATCATTTGCTGAATCACTGTCAAGATCAAGGCAATGTTTTGCCTTGTGGTGTTGTTGTGATAGAGGCTCTTAGAGTACACTTAGATGATGGTAGTTTCAGTTACGCTGCTCTTATGCTCCAAAACTTCAG ATCACTGGTTCAAAATCTTGAGAAAGTTGATCCGAGTAGAATGAAACGTGAAGAGAAGCTCGCGTTTTGGATCAACATTCACAATGCTCTTGTGATGCAT GCTTACTTAGCTTATGGAACTCACAACCGCGCAAGAAACAATTCGGTTTTGAAG GCAGCTTATGATATTGGCGGCTATCGCATTAACCCTTTTATCATCCAAAGCTCAATCTTAGGAATCAGACCTCACTACACATCACCATCACCT TTACTCCAAGCGCTGTTTTCACCTTCAAGAAAGTCTAAAACTTGTAGTGTTAGACACATTTACGCATTGGAATACCCCGAGGCTCTAGCTCATTTCGCTATTTCTTCAGGAGCATTCACAGATCCTACG GTTCGAGTTTACACCGCGGATAGAATCTTCAGGGATCTAAGACAAGCTAAGCAAGAGTATATCAGAAGTAACGTTCGTGTTTACAAAGGAACAAAGATTTTGTTGCCAAAGATCTTTCAGCATTATGTTAAAGACATGTCAATGGATGTGTCTAAGCTCATGGAAGCAACAGCTCAGTGTTTACCAGAGGATGCTAGGAAAATTGCTCAAAAAtgtttgaaggagaagaagattaaaaattttgaatggCTACCGGAAAATTTGAGTTTCCGGTATGTCATCGCCGGTGAATTGGTCggagcaaaaaaataa
- the LOC104713328 gene encoding uncharacterized protein LOC104713328 isoform X1 — MMALMNCAYSSSSSSSSSSSSSSSSSPTSSSSYSPRNSHRENMALQSVVDVSPSSFSSDSISILPIEKTLITHQNSNLCLIPKSSEELKKEIASVELEILHMERYLLSLYRKSFEQQLPNSYSNLSATTLSRSVTTSPSLTHYQPYQKPISYPRSFNTSLKALSSREGSRVVTGNQSLGELLGSSCIVDHNNNLINPNKLSEDIMRCISSVYCTLSRSSTSTNHTTCFPASPASSLSNASTIFSSKSNNDDKWSLNCASEDHLLNHCQDQGNVLPCGVVVIEALRVHLDDGSFSYAALMLQNFRSLVQNLEKVDPSRMKREEKLAFWINIHNALVMHAYLAYGTHNRARNNSVLKAAYDIGGYRINPFIIQSSILGIRPHYTSPSPLLQALFSPSRKSKTCSVRHIYALEYPEALAHFAISSGAFTDPTVRVYTADRIFRDLRQAKQEYIRSNVRVYKGTKILLPKIFQHYVKDMSMDVSKLMEATAQCLPEDARKIAQKCLKEKKIKNFEWLPENLSFRYVIAGELVGAKK, encoded by the exons ATGATGGCTCTGATGAACTGTGcttattcatcatcatcatcatcatcatcatcttcttcttcttcctcctcctcctctcccacttcttcttcttcatactcTCCGAG GAACAGTCACAGAGAGAACATGGCTTTGCAGAGTGTAGTTGATGTGTCACCTTCAAGTTTCTCTTCCGACAGCATATCT ATTTTACCTATTGAGAAGACTTTAATAACCCACCAAAACTCCAATCTCTGTCTGATCCCAAAG TCTTCAGAAGAattgaagaaggagattgcATCAGTTGAGTTAGAGATTCTACACATGGAACGATATCTCTTATCTCTTTACAGAAAATCTTTCGAGCAGCAACTTCCTAATTCCTACTCTAACCTCTCTGCTACAACCTTATCTCGTTCTGTCACTACTTCACCATCACTAACTCATTATCAGCCTTACCAAAAACCAATCTCATATCCTCGGAGTTTCAACACTAGCTTAAAAGCCTTATCTTCAAGG gAAGGGAGTAGAGTAGTAACTGGTAATCAGAGTCTTGGAGAGCTTCTAGGATCATCTTGTATAGTTGATCATAATAATAACCTCATAAACCCGAATAAACTCTCTGAAGATATCATGAGATGCATTTCTTCTGTGTATTGTACACTTTCAAGAAGCTCAACGAGTACCAATCACACCACTTGTTTTCCTGCTTCCCCGGCTTCATCGTTGTCCAATGCCTCAACTATTTTCTCTTCCAAATCTAATAATGATGATAAATGGAGCTTGAATTGCGCGAGTGAGGATCATTTGCTGAATCACTGTCAAGATCAAGGCAATGTTTTGCCTTGTGGTGTTGTTGTGATAGAGGCTCTTAGAGTACACTTAGATGATGGTAGTTTCAGTTACGCTGCTCTTATGCTCCAAAACTTCAG ATCACTGGTTCAAAATCTTGAGAAAGTTGATCCGAGTAGAATGAAACGTGAAGAGAAGCTCGCGTTTTGGATCAACATTCACAATGCTCTTGTGATGCAT GCTTACTTAGCTTATGGAACTCACAACCGCGCAAGAAACAATTCGGTTTTGAAG GCAGCTTATGATATTGGCGGCTATCGCATTAACCCTTTTATCATCCAAAGCTCAATCTTAGGAATCAGACCTCACTACACATCACCATCACCT TTACTCCAAGCGCTGTTTTCACCTTCAAGAAAGTCTAAAACTTGTAGTGTTAGACACATTTACGCATTGGAATACCCCGAGGCTCTAGCTCATTTCGCTATTTCTTCAGGAGCATTCACAGATCCTACG GTTCGAGTTTACACCGCGGATAGAATCTTCAGGGATCTAAGACAAGCTAAGCAAGAGTATATCAGAAGTAACGTTCGTGTTTACAAAGGAACAAAGATTTTGTTGCCAAAGATCTTTCAGCATTATGTTAAAGACATGTCAATGGATGTGTCTAAGCTCATGGAAGCAACAGCTCAGTGTTTACCAGAGGATGCTAGGAAAATTGCTCAAAAAtgtttgaaggagaagaagattaaaaattttgaatggCTACCGGAAAATTTGAGTTTCCGGTATGTCATCGCCGGTGAATTGGTCggagcaaaaaaataa
- the LOC104713327 gene encoding protein MIZU-KUSSEI 1-like, with protein sequence MRTMVDLGKQRSHLQIIDSPTSVDCAREVRLRRTLRSLIECVIPYCCTYQPPPSDQNDTVSVSSSTSSLDQPGVVTGTFFGHRRGHVSFCLQDDTHPSSPPLLLLELAVPTAALAREMEEGFLRIALRSKSNRRSNIFNVPVWSMYCNGRKFGFAVRRETNENDVSFLRLMQSVSVGAGVIPSGDTLYLRAKFERVTGSCDSESFHMVNQGGCYGQELSILLSRS encoded by the coding sequence atgagaACAATGGTAGATTTGGGAAAACAAAGAAGTCATCTACAAATCATCGACTCTCCAACGAGCGTTGACTGTGCCCGTGAAGTCAGACTCCGACGAACCCTCCGTTCACTCATCGAGTGCGTAATCCCATATTGTTGCACGTACCAACCTCCTCCTTCCGATCAAAACGACACAGTTTCCGTGTCTTCCTCCACTTCTTCCTTAGACCAACCCGGCGTAGTCACAGGCACTTTCTTCGGTCACCGCCGTGGTCACGTCAGCTTCTGCCTCCAAGACGACACTCATCCCTCCTCTCCACCTCTCCTCCTCCTCGAACTAGCCGTTCCCACGGCAGCTCTTGCTCGCGAGATGGAGGAAGGCTTTCTCAGAATCGCTCTCCGGAGCAAAAGCAACCGCCGGTCTAATATCTTTAACGTTCCGGTTTGGTCTATGTATTGCAACGGTAGGAAATTTGGATTTGCGGTGAGGAGAGAAACGAATGAAAACGACGTCAGCTTTCTCCGTCTGATGCAGTCTGTTTCCGTAGGCGCCGGGGTGATTCCGAGCGGCGATACGTTGTATCTGAGAGCGAAGTTTGAGCGAGTCACCGGGTCGTGTGACTCGGAGTCGTTTCATATGGTGAACCAAGGGGGTTGTTACGGACAGGAGCTTAGCATTCTCCTTTCGAGATCTTGA